CAAAGGCACCCACGGAGGACGGCACCGATGCCATGGGCATCAACCCTGTGGCCGACTTGGCCATGGGTTTGTTCAGCCCCACATCCACCGCTTTCAACAGCTTTTGCAGGGTGATCGGTTTTTCGAGGAAGGCTGTTGCACCAATGCGCGTGGCTTCCACTGCGGTGTCAATCGTGGCATGACCGCTCATCATGATCACCGGCATGGTGAGCTGGCCAGTACCCGACCATTCCTTGAGCAAGGTGACACCATCGGTGTCAGGCATCCAGATATCCAGAAGCACCAGATCAGGGCACATCGCCGCGCGCGCAGCGCGCGCCTGTGCGGCGTTTTCCGCCAACTCGACGGTGTGGCCTTCGTCGTTCAGGATCTCTGAGAGCAAATCTCGAATGCCGAGTTCGTCGTCTACGACCAATATATTTGCCATGGCTTCTTGTGCTTCCCTCTGAGGATGTTGTCAATTTGCAACTGCGAATGATAACGATACTTGGGCGCCCGCTACATTGCCATCGATCAATCGATTGTGAATGTCCACACGCCCACCGTGTTCTTCCATGATTTTCTTGACCACGGCCAGTCCAAGCCCGGTGCCTTTGGTCTTGGTGGTGACATAGGGCTCAAAGGCTCTTTTTAGGATGTTCTCCGAAAAGCCAGGACCCTGGTCGATAACCGCCAAACGCACCCAGAGCCCCGAACCCGCGCGGCGGGTTTGAATCGTCACGGGTGACTCCCCCTGTCCGACCATTGCGTCCTGAGCGTTTTGCACCAGGTTGTGGATGATCTGGCGCAATTGCTGAGCATCGGCCATCACCAGAGGGCAATCGTCCGCCAGGTCGGTCAGGACCGGGGCACCCGTGTGCTCATAGAGCGTCAGAATATCGCGCACCAAAGCGTTCAGGTCGGTGGGCACCAGCTCTGCAGAGGGCAGGCGTGCGTAGTCCCGGAATTCGTTCACCAGGCGCTTCATCGCGTCCACCTGGTCGACAATGGTTCGCACCGATTTGTCCAGCAGTGCTTGCTCGGCAGGTTGCACCTTGCCTTGCAGTTTCATGGCCAACCGCTCGGCGGAGAGCTGAATCGGCGTGAGCGGGTTCTTGATTTCGTGAGCCAATCGGCGGGCGACCTCTCCCCAGGCTTGCGCCCGTTGAGCCGAGGCAATTTCAGACACATCATCAAACACCAGCAACCGCTCGTTGTAGGGCAGCAGCGCACCCCGGGCGATCAGTGTGATCCCGCGGTCAAACGGCGTGGCATCACCTGCCCCCAGTTCAAAAGACTGTTGCCAGTGCCCGCCTCCTTGAGGCATGCCATCGGACAGGAAGAGGTCAAACTGTTGTGCAACCTGAGCGCCAAAATCCTGTAGTCCCGGCACACTCGCCAAGGGCTTCCCCAGTTGCAGGGACAGCGGGGTGTGCAAGATGCGCGATGCACCGGGATTCACGCTGAGCAAGTTGTTCTGAGGGTCGAGCACGGCAACCCCGGTCGTCAGGTTGTCCAGAATGGTCTGCAGGTTTTCCCGCGAAGCATCCACTTGCTGCATGCTGCGCTGCACGGCCGAGCGAGCGTCTGACAGGTCCTGGGTCATGCGGGCAAAGGTTCGGGTCAACCCCGCCAGCTCGTCCCGTGCAGCCAGTTCTTCTTTGGGGGCCAGGTTGCCGAGCGCCACTTCGCGCATGCCTTCGGCCAAAACCAGCAAAGGGCGCAGCAACTGGTTGCCCAGCAGCACAGCGAGCAATACTGCCCCGATCACAGCAAGGAACAGTGCCAGCGTCAAGGTACCGATGTACATGCGCTGCAAGCCTTCGCGGCCCAGAGCCCGTTCTTGGTATTCCCTATTGGCGACCTGAACCGCCAAAGCGTCGGCGACCAGGGCTGCTGGCAACGGCGCAATCACCTCCAGATACCGCGGCTCCGAGGCGATACCGAAGTCGCTGGAACTGACCAATGCCAGCACCCGAATATGGGCCACGCCGGAACGCTCGCCCGGGTTTGACTGCGCATCACCAGCCTCTTCCAACCCTTCAAGCTGGGCAATGACGCGGCTGGCGCGCACCGAACGCAACAGTGTTGAGCTGGGCCGTTCGGGCGAGAAATTGAACCGTGAGGCACCGGCGCTGGCCAGGGCTTGCCCCGACGCACTCCACAGCACCATGTCAGACGCCCCCAGTTGCTCACGAACCCGCTCCAGTGTCAGCACTGTCGGCCCCCTGGGGGAACGACCCAGCTCCTCGGCCGCAAGGCGTGTCTGGCTGCTCAGATCAGCGCTGAGCGTATCCAGCGTGGTGCGCCCCAGGTTGAGACCGGCCACCAGAGCCGACTCGACCCGCACATCAAACCAGCTTTCGATCGAACGTGATACGAACTGGTAAGACACCGTGTAGATCAGGACCCCTGGCAGCACGCCGACCAGACCAATGATGGCGGCCAATTTGAGCAACAGCCTGCTGCCGAACTTGCGCAGGCGAAAACGCAACGCCAACCGAACAGCCAACCAGACAATGGCCAACAGCAGGAGCGCGGCCACAGCCACATTCAAGCTCGCCAGCCAAACAAAATTCTGTTCGTACAACGCGCGGTTTCGGGTCGCAAGCGTGAGCAAGAAGAGCAAAACGAGGCCCAGGCCCGTCATAAAGACCAGCGCTCCCAATACCGCCCAGCGCGCGCGCGCGCTGCGCTTGGCTGGATCGACCGGTTCGACGGACTTCATGGGCACTTGCGCGGAGGGATATGCGGCAATCCTGCGTCCAGAGGGTGCTCACCATCAAAATGCACTTCGAATCGGCACCCACCCATCACAAGATGCCTCACTTCACACCTCCTGGCACCGCCGCCGGGGCAGGCAGATCGTCTGCCTGATCGGTGTCGGGTTGTGCCTGCGACGGCACATCCAGTCGTTGCTGAACCGAAATATTCCAATCTGGCTCGTTGGCCATCCCCAGTTGAAATGGTCGCGGCAGCAAGGCCAGTTCAAGCTCAAAGCGCCATTCGACGCGCAAGTCACCTTCGCTCATGTTGCTGGCCTCGGCGACCCGCCACCCTGCGACTCGGCCGACAACGGCCAAGGCCTCGTTGAGAGAGTCAAATGACTGGTGCAGCGCGTAGTTCAGGCCCGGTGTACCACTGTCGGCGTCGCCCTCAATGGAGACGCTCAAGCGCCAGCGCCTGGTCAATGGCTGGTATGCCAACCGAAGCGTTCGACTCACCGAAACTTCCTTTTTGTCGTACCAATACCACCGGTCACGGATCATCTCGGCCCGCCAGACGAAGTACATAGGGACGCCTTTGATCAGGGCTTGTTCGACCGCTGGCGTGGCCTGCAAGTCGAGGCGAACGTTGAGGCGCACACCCTGTGCCGTGCGTTGCAGGCTGCTGGAAACGATGTGGGGCTCATTGGCCAGTGCGGCCCCTGATCCGATACAAAAAACCCAGAGAACCACCCAGACGCGCAGCAGCCATCCGAAGCCTCGGCGGTTGTTCACCACCGGCCTCCCTTCAAGGCAGCGCCTTGTCCAGTCGTGCGTAAAAGAACCCGTCGTATCCACCCGACACATTGTCGTTGAACTCCCCATGAATACGAGCGTCACCGGGGAGCAAATGCCCTGGTGAGGGTTGCTCAACCGCATCGTTGTGGCGCGCAAGGAACGCCTGCACCTGATCAGCCCCTTCGGCCCGGAAAATCGAGCAGGTCGCGTAGACCATTCGCCCTCCGGGCTTGAGCAGCGGCCACAGGGCCTCCAGCATCCGGGCCTGAATCAACGCCAGTTGGGGAATATCGCTGCTGCGGCGCAGCCAACGCGCATCGGGATGGCGGCGAACGATGCCCGAGGCCGTACAGGGCGCATCCAGCAACACCGCATCAAACAGCTGGCCGTCCCACCAATCTGCAGGCAGCGCCGCATCAGCGGCTTTCACTTCGGCACTCAAGCCCAGCCGTTGCAGATTGTCGTGAATGCGCTGGCACCGTCGCGGATCAAGATCCAACGCCAGCACTGTGGCGCTGGATTGCTCAAGCAGGTGAGCTGTTTTGCCACCGGGTGCAGCACAAGCGTCCAGCACCCTGTCACGACCACTCCATTCGCGACCACCCAGCAACAAGCCGGCCGCGATCTGCGCGGCACCATCCTGCACAGAACAGGAGCCCTGGGCAAAACCCGGCAGTTGCTCCACGGGCACCGGCTTGGTCAAAACCAGGCCGTCATCCCCCAACGGCAAGGCATCCAAGCCTTGAGAGGAGAGCACCATCCTGTAGGCTTCGCGGGTCTGTTTGCGTCGATTGACCCGCAATACCATCGGTCCCGGCGTTTGGCTGGCATTCAATACCGACTGCCAGTGGTCTGGGTGATCGGCCTTGACGCGATCGACCCACCACTCGGGATGATTCCAGCGCGCCACAGGATCGGATTCAATTGCCTGAAGCAGGCTGGCCCTCTCCCGCAAAAAACGGCGCAAGCACGCATTCAAAAACCCCGCTTGCATACGCGTGTCGCGCGATTGCTTGGCAGCCTCTACCGCTTGATCGACCAAAGTGTGATCAGCATAGCGCGCGCGCCCTTCATCGCCAACCAGGATTGCCAGGGCCGAATGCAGCAGAGCCAGCGCAGGCGGGGCCGGTGCGCGTTGCGCCAGCTGTTTGGCCAAAGCCCTGGCTGCGCCCAAATGCCTTAACACCTCAAATGTGAGCGCTTGCACGCCTGGGCGCAACGCGCCAGGCACGCCAGGCAACACCTCGGTCAACGAGCGTCCTTTTTCAACGGCCAACACACTTTGCCCCACCCACTTCAATTGGGTTGCCAGGGTCGGACCGTGGGGCGGAAGGTTCTCGGGCAAGGCTGAGGTGTTCAAAAGCGTCCATTCTTAGCAAGTGGGTTCGGCGGGAATGCACTCAACTCAGCGTCCATTTGGGGACCTCCTTTGCGGCAGCATTCGCCGGGGTGTCCACGTCAACACTCTGAGATGCCGCGTTTTGGCGTTCCAGTGGCAAAGGTTCCATGGGTCGACCATAAACACGGCGAATGCGCTGTTCCAGCGTGGGATGCGAATCCAGCCAATGCGCCATCTTGCCAGACTCATTGCTGACCAACAGCATGTGTTGCACCGATGCCCCCAATCTGCGCGGCTCCATGTTCTGGAGCCGTTGCGTCAGGATTTTTCGCAGCACACCACCCAATCCGTCGCGGCTGCGGGTCCACTGGATGGCTCGGGCGTCGGCAAGGTATTCGCGCTGACGGGATACCGCCGACTGCAAGCCATGCCCCGCGAGCCAGCCCAGCCAGCCGGCGGCCATGATGGCCAGGCCGATCACTGCCGTGTGCGGAAAGCGCCGCTGATCGTCAGGCTCCCACAGGGATTCTCCCATGCGGTAGACCATCTCCAGACCGAACACCATGCCAACCAGGCGCATATTCAGACGCGTATCTCCTTCACGAATGTGGCTCATTTCGTGGGCAACGATGCCCTGCAACTCCTCTCGAGTGAGATAGTCAAGCGCGCCCTGTGTCACTGCGACCACGGCATCTTCCTCTGACCAGCCGGCAGCAAAGGCGTTGATACCCTGGTCTCGCGCCAGAACCATGACGGTCGGCCGGATCAGACCGGACGACAACGCCATTTCATCGACCACATTGCTCAATTGACGCTCATCAAAGTGGCTGCCTGTTTGCGCCAGTCGCGCACCAAGCCGCTCAGCCAGGCGCTGGCCGCCTGCGTTGGCCAGGTGAGAAGTCTCGACCCACCAGCCGCCCAGCACGAACAACAGGGTCAATGCTGTATTGACCTGGAAGAAATAGTTGGGGTAGTTCCGGCCCACCGGAGCCCAAAACCCCCACATCACGCCCCACGCCAGTGCCATTGCGCCGTTCACCGCCAAAACCAGCAAAACGACTGTGATCGCAAACGCGATCAACAGTTTGTGGGTTTGGGTTCGGGCCTCACGTTGGGACTCAAAAATCAGCATGCAGTTTTTCCATCGCCTGGCTCAACCACCCAGCCATGGCACGACACACTTTGCTCGGCGGCTGATCGGGAAACCGGCCAGGGGATCAGAACGCCACCTTCACTGGTTGACGCTCTGCCTCCGAACTCGTGGCCTCCAGCATGGGCATGGGTAAAAAAGCGAACAGGCGGGCGACGATCAACGTCGGAAACTGCGCGGCAGCATCGTTGAAAGCCAACACATGGTCGTTGTATGCCTGTCGGGAAAACCCCACACGGTTTTCGGTGCTCGAGAGCTCTTCGCTCAGATCGCGCATGGTCTGATCGGCCTTGAGCTCAGGATAGGCCTCCGCCAATGCGAACAACCGGCCCATCGCACCGCCCAGCACCTGCTCGGCCCCCACCAGTGCGCCCATGGCGGTGGCGCTGGCGGGACTGGCCGCCACCGTTTGCTCGGCGTTGCGCGCCTGGTTGCGCGCCGCAATGACCGCTTCCAGCGTCTCGGACTCATGGGCCAGGTACTTGCGCGCCACCTCAACCAGATTCGGAATCAGGTCATAACGGCGTTTCAGTTGCACATCGATCTGCCCGAAGGCATTGGCAATGGCGTTCTTCAAACGCACCAATCGGTTGTAGGCACCCACAGCCCAAAACAAGGCCATCAGGACCAAACCCAGCACCACCCATCCCATCAGATCCATCTCATCACCTCCATCAATTAGAGCGGCGCGCCACTGCAGCGCCACATATGAAGGACCAATATAACCGTCTGGAGCCAGACAGAAAACCATCAACCCATGAAAAACGCCTCCGACCCGAAGGGCGGAGGCGTTGAGGTCCCGAGCGGCAAGGCCCGGAACATGAGTCAGCCGATTACTCTGCCGATTCGTTGGCACTCGGCGCGTCGACCTGATCCGACTGCTCGGCTTGGTCAGCGGCCAGCGCCATGGCATCGGCCTCGGCGATCGCGCGACGCTCTTCGTCGTCCATCTTCTCTTTGACCTTGCGCGCTTCGTGGAAGGCCATGCCTGTACCGGCCGGGATAAGACGGCCCACGATCACGTTTTCCTTCAGACCACGCAACTCGTCGCGCTTGCCCATGATGGCAGCCTCGGTGAGCACGCGGGTGGTTTCCTGGAAGGAAGCCGCAGAGATGAACGAATCGGTCGACAGCGAAGCCTTTGTGATACCCAGCAACACGTTGGTGAAGGTCGGAGCAATCTTGCCTTCGGCGTGCAAGGCATCAATGGTGTTCAGAATCTCCGAACGCTCGACCTGTTCGCCCTTGATATAGGACGAATCACCCACGGACTCGACGATCACGCGACGCAGCATCTGGCGAACGATCACTTCGATGTGCTTGTCGTTGATCTTCACACCCTGCAAGCGGTACACATCCTGCACTTCATCGACGATGTAACGCGACAAGGCTTCGATGCCCAGCAAGCGGAGAATGTCTTGAGGATCGGCTGGTCCATCGACCACGCCTTCGCCCTTGTTGACCACCTGGCCTTCGTGCACCAGGATGTTTTTCTCTTTGGGGATGAGGTCGTCCCAGATGTTGCCTTCAGGATCGGTGATCTGCAGACGCACCTTGCCTTTGGTCTCCTTACCAAAGGACACGGTACCGGTCATCTCGGCCAGCTTGCCAGCATCCTTGGGCGAGCGGGCTTCGAACAACTCGGCCACACGCGGCAGACCACCGGTGATGTCGCGGGTCTTCTGGCCTTCGACCGGAATGCGCGCCAGCACGTGGCCAGGGCCCACTTCCTGGCCATCGCGCACTTCCAGCAGCGAGCCGATAGGGAAGCCCACAGCCACCGAATGGTCGGTGCCAGGGATCTTCACTTCGTTGCCCTGCGGGTCGAGCAGTTTGACCAGCGGACGCATCACTTTGGTCGAGCCGCGGTGTTTTGGATCGATCACCACCAACGAGCTCAAACCGGTCACGTCGTTGACCTGCTTGGCCACCGTCAGACCCTCTTCCACGCTATCGAATTTCACCTGACCGGCGAATTCCGTGATGATGGGTCGGGTCAGTGGATCCCAGTTCGCCAAAACCACACCGGCTTTGATGGACTGGTCGGCCTTGACCGCCAGGATCGCACCGTAAGGCACTTTGTGGCGCTCACGCTCACGGCCGATTTCGTCATGAATGACGATTTCGCCCGAACGGGCAATCACGACCAGTTCGTTCTTGCTGTTGGTCACGTAACGCATGGTGGCGTTGAAACCGATCGTGCCGGCCGACTTGGCTTCCACGCTCGAGGCAACAGCCGCACGCGATGCCGCACCACCGATGTGGAAGGTCCGCATGGTCAGCTGGGTACCCGGCTCACCGATCGACTGAGCGGCGATCACACCCACAGCTTCACCGATGTTCACCATGCCACCACGACCCAGATCGCGGCCATAGCACTTGGCGCAGATACCGAAGCGGGTTTCGCAGGTCAGTGCGGTACGCACCTTGACCTCGTCAACACCAGCGGCTTCCAGTTCGTCGAGGATGTCTTCGTCCATCATTGCGCCAGCGGGCACCATGACAGCGCGCGTTTCAGGGTGGGTCACCTCTTCGGCGGTCACTCGGCCCAGCACGCGGTCGCGCAGGGATTCAATGACTTCACCACCCTCAACAATGGCGCGCATGACAGTACCATTGGTCGTACCGCAGTCGTCGCTATTGACCACCAAGTCTTGCGTCACGTCAACCAGACGGCGGGTCAGGTAGCCCGAGTTGGCCGTCTTCAACGCCGTGTCGGCCAGGCCCTTACGGGCGCCGTGGGTGGAGATGAAGTACTGCAACACGTTCAGGCCTTCACGGAAGTTCGCCGTGATGGGGGTCTCAATGATGGAGCCGTCAGGCTTGGCCATCAAACCTCGCATACCCGCCAGCTGGCGAATCTGGGCAGCAGAACCACGGGCACCGGAGTCGGCCATCATGTAGATGGAGTTGAACGACTCCTGATCCACTTCATTGCCGTGTCGATCCGTGGTCTTTTGCTTGGCCAGCTGGGCCATCATGACTTTGGAGATTTCGTCGCCGGCCTTGCCCCAGATGTCCACCACCTTGTTGTAGCGCTCGCCAGCGGTCACCAGACCGGAGGCGTATTGCTGGGCGATTTCTTTCACTTCAGCTTCGGCACGGCCAATGACCTCGGGCTTCTGTGGAGGCACCAGCATGTCGTCCACGGCAATCGAAATACCCGAGCGCGTGGCCAGACGGAAACCGTATTGCAGCAGCTTGTCTGCGAAGATCACGGTTTCTTTCAAGCCGCACTTGCGGAACGACGCGTTGATCAGGCGAGAAATTTCTTTCTTTTTCAGCGCCTTGTTCATCACCTCGAAGGGCAAGCCCTTGGGCAGTATTTCGGACAGCAAGGCGCGACCGACGGTGGTGTCGACCAAGGAGATGGAGGA
This region of Hydrogenophaga crassostreae genomic DNA includes:
- a CDS encoding response regulator, coding for MANILVVDDELGIRDLLSEILNDEGHTVELAENAAQARAARAAMCPDLVLLDIWMPDTDGVTLLKEWSGTGQLTMPVIMMSGHATIDTAVEATRIGATAFLEKPITLQKLLKAVDVGLNKPMAKSATGLMPMASVPSSVGAFVAVSSPDLTVEAAMTGGTLPEVVLDIGPQSMQSFNLDCPLREARDEFEKSYFEYHLARESGSMTRVAEKTGLERTHLYRKLKQLGVDLARSKRNAL
- a CDS encoding sensor histidine kinase; amino-acid sequence: MKSVEPVDPAKRSARARWAVLGALVFMTGLGLVLLFLLTLATRNRALYEQNFVWLASLNVAVAALLLLAIVWLAVRLALRFRLRKFGSRLLLKLAAIIGLVGVLPGVLIYTVSYQFVSRSIESWFDVRVESALVAGLNLGRTTLDTLSADLSSQTRLAAEELGRSPRGPTVLTLERVREQLGASDMVLWSASGQALASAGASRFNFSPERPSSTLLRSVRASRVIAQLEGLEEAGDAQSNPGERSGVAHIRVLALVSSSDFGIASEPRYLEVIAPLPAALVADALAVQVANREYQERALGREGLQRMYIGTLTLALFLAVIGAVLLAVLLGNQLLRPLLVLAEGMREVALGNLAPKEELAARDELAGLTRTFARMTQDLSDARSAVQRSMQQVDASRENLQTILDNLTTGVAVLDPQNNLLSVNPGASRILHTPLSLQLGKPLASVPGLQDFGAQVAQQFDLFLSDGMPQGGGHWQQSFELGAGDATPFDRGITLIARGALLPYNERLLVFDDVSEIASAQRAQAWGEVARRLAHEIKNPLTPIQLSAERLAMKLQGKVQPAEQALLDKSVRTIVDQVDAMKRLVNEFRDYARLPSAELVPTDLNALVRDILTLYEHTGAPVLTDLADDCPLVMADAQQLRQIIHNLVQNAQDAMVGQGESPVTIQTRRAGSGLWVRLAVIDQGPGFSENILKRAFEPYVTTKTKGTGLGLAVVKKIMEEHGGRVDIHNRLIDGNVAGAQVSLSFAVAN
- a CDS encoding DUF4390 domain-containing protein → MNNRRGFGWLLRVWVVLWVFCIGSGAALANEPHIVSSSLQRTAQGVRLNVRLDLQATPAVEQALIKGVPMYFVWRAEMIRDRWYWYDKKEVSVSRTLRLAYQPLTRRWRLSVSIEGDADSGTPGLNYALHQSFDSLNEALAVVGRVAGWRVAEASNMSEGDLRVEWRFELELALLPRPFQLGMANEPDWNISVQQRLDVPSQAQPDTDQADDLPAPAAVPGGVK
- the rsmB gene encoding 16S rRNA (cytosine(967)-C(5))-methyltransferase RsmB, with amino-acid sequence MNTSALPENLPPHGPTLATQLKWVGQSVLAVEKGRSLTEVLPGVPGALRPGVQALTFEVLRHLGAARALAKQLAQRAPAPPALALLHSALAILVGDEGRARYADHTLVDQAVEAAKQSRDTRMQAGFLNACLRRFLRERASLLQAIESDPVARWNHPEWWVDRVKADHPDHWQSVLNASQTPGPMVLRVNRRKQTREAYRMVLSSQGLDALPLGDDGLVLTKPVPVEQLPGFAQGSCSVQDGAAQIAAGLLLGGREWSGRDRVLDACAAPGGKTAHLLEQSSATVLALDLDPRRCQRIHDNLQRLGLSAEVKAADAALPADWWDGQLFDAVLLDAPCTASGIVRRHPDARWLRRSSDIPQLALIQARMLEALWPLLKPGGRMVYATCSIFRAEGADQVQAFLARHNDAVEQPSPGHLLPGDARIHGEFNDNVSGGYDGFFYARLDKALP
- a CDS encoding M48 family metalloprotease; translation: MLIFESQREARTQTHKLLIAFAITVVLLVLAVNGAMALAWGVMWGFWAPVGRNYPNYFFQVNTALTLLFVLGGWWVETSHLANAGGQRLAERLGARLAQTGSHFDERQLSNVVDEMALSSGLIRPTVMVLARDQGINAFAAGWSEEDAVVAVTQGALDYLTREELQGIVAHEMSHIREGDTRLNMRLVGMVFGLEMVYRMGESLWEPDDQRRFPHTAVIGLAIMAAGWLGWLAGHGLQSAVSRQREYLADARAIQWTRSRDGLGGVLRKILTQRLQNMEPRRLGASVQHMLLVSNESGKMAHWLDSHPTLEQRIRRVYGRPMEPLPLERQNAASQSVDVDTPANAAAKEVPKWTLS
- a CDS encoding LemA family protein, with translation MDLMGWVVLGLVLMALFWAVGAYNRLVRLKNAIANAFGQIDVQLKRRYDLIPNLVEVARKYLAHESETLEAVIAARNQARNAEQTVAASPASATAMGALVGAEQVLGGAMGRLFALAEAYPELKADQTMRDLSEELSSTENRVGFSRQAYNDHVLAFNDAAAQFPTLIVARLFAFLPMPMLEATSSEAERQPVKVAF
- the rpoC gene encoding DNA-directed RNA polymerase subunit beta' produces the protein MKSLLDLFKQFTPEEHFDAIRIGLASPEKIRSWSFGEVKKPETINYRTFKPERDGLFCAKIFGPIKDYECLCGKYKRLKHRGVICEKCGVEVTQTKVRRERMGHIDLAAPCAHIWFLKSLPSRLGLILDMTLRDIERVLYFEAYVIVDPGMTPLKKFAIMTEDDYDAKLKEYGDEFIAKMGAEGIKELLMAIDLDIEIEKLRNDLTGSELKIKKNAKRLKVLEAFKKSGIKPEWMVLDVLPVLPPDLRPLVPLDGGRFATSDLNDLYRRVINRNSRLRRLLELKAPEIIARNEKRMLQEAVDSLLDNGRRGKAMTGANKRALKSLADMIKGKSGRFRQNLLGKRVDYSGRSVIVVGPTLKLHQCGLPKLMALELFKPFIFSRLEAMGIATTIKAAKKEVEAGTPVVWDILEEVIKEHPVMLNRAPTLHRLGIQAFEPILIEGKAIQLHPLVCAAFNADFDGDQMAVHVPLSVEAQIEARTLMLASNNILFPASGEPSIVPSQDVVLGLYSATREKINGKGEDMIFSDVLEVQRALDNGVVEISSKIAVRLVQWAKNKETGEFTSSISLVDTTVGRALLSEILPKGLPFEVMNKALKKKEISRLINASFRKCGLKETVIFADKLLQYGFRLATRSGISIAVDDMLVPPQKPEVIGRAEAEVKEIAQQYASGLVTAGERYNKVVDIWGKAGDEISKVMMAQLAKQKTTDRHGNEVDQESFNSIYMMADSGARGSAAQIRQLAGMRGLMAKPDGSIIETPITANFREGLNVLQYFISTHGARKGLADTALKTANSGYLTRRLVDVTQDLVVNSDDCGTTNGTVMRAIVEGGEVIESLRDRVLGRVTAEEVTHPETRAVMVPAGAMMDEDILDELEAAGVDEVKVRTALTCETRFGICAKCYGRDLGRGGMVNIGEAVGVIAAQSIGEPGTQLTMRTFHIGGAASRAAVASSVEAKSAGTIGFNATMRYVTNSKNELVVIARSGEIVIHDEIGRERERHKVPYGAILAVKADQSIKAGVVLANWDPLTRPIITEFAGQVKFDSVEEGLTVAKQVNDVTGLSSLVVIDPKHRGSTKVMRPLVKLLDPQGNEVKIPGTDHSVAVGFPIGSLLEVRDGQEVGPGHVLARIPVEGQKTRDITGGLPRVAELFEARSPKDAGKLAEMTGTVSFGKETKGKVRLQITDPEGNIWDDLIPKEKNILVHEGQVVNKGEGVVDGPADPQDILRLLGIEALSRYIVDEVQDVYRLQGVKINDKHIEVIVRQMLRRVIVESVGDSSYIKGEQVERSEILNTIDALHAEGKIAPTFTNVLLGITKASLSTDSFISAASFQETTRVLTEAAIMGKRDELRGLKENVIVGRLIPAGTGMAFHEARKVKEKMDDEERRAIAEADAMALAADQAEQSDQVDAPSANESAE